One window of the Cryptococcus gattii WM276 chromosome E, complete sequence genome contains the following:
- a CDS encoding Hypothetical Protein (Similar to TIGR gene model, INSD accession AAW43802.1) has translation MSSVATSVIESPASGVITTFSQRKDDTMVKKNSREDKEWNRLAVHMDSYHNSFRLEFKRVYTLADGGYEEQAMKLPRFLRLAQQLSSHLSMHHRIETYIFPILSKKMPQFAAGKRESGEHLVAHQKIHDGLDRYDRFLSDSLDDPSVYSGQKLREIMDSFREVLFTHLDEEVNDLQGESMRAAGWTLEEMKRIPM, from the exons ATGAGTTCAGTAGCGACATCTGTTATTGAATCCCCAGCGTCCGGTGTAATTACGACCTTTAGCCAGCGTAAAGACGATACAATGGTCAAGAAGAATAGCAGGGAGGATAAGGAATGGAACAG GCTTGCGGTACATATGGATTCTTACCATAACTCTTTCAGACTAGAGTTCAAACGGGTGTATACG CTTGCAGACGGTGGTTATGAAGAACAGGCGATGAAGCTTCCTAGATTCTTGCGGCTGGCTCAGCAACTATCTTCGCATCTGTCGATGCATCACCGCATA GAGACTTACATCTTTCCCATACTATCCAAAAAGATGCCGCAATTCGCAGCTGGGAAGAGAGAATCAGGCGAACACCTTGTAGCACACCAAAAAATACATGATGGCCTTGATAGATATGACCGATTTTTGTCTGACTCGCTTGACGATCCTTCAGTCTATAGCGGGCAGAAGTTAAGAGAAATTATGGACAGCTTTCGAGAAGTCCTCTTTAC ACATttggatgaagaagtgaATGATTTACAAGGAGAAAGCATGCGAGCCGCAGGATGGACTTTAGAGGAGATGAAACGAATACCTATGTAG
- a CDS encoding arp2/3 complex 34 kDa subunit (p34-arc), putative (Similar to TIGR gene model, INSD accession AAW43800.1), protein MILLESHNVIINDVLSDRFERPSRADIQFVDYDNVRFHLSTPSSKTQLLLSMGIQCWPDLVKYGAREHLQNEYQGYLLAEADTEPEYDVSLLIDVERLPESPEERVALISKIAHLKSTAMSSPFLAAFAEQASLQASYKEPAGAQQADLQPSEVKGDLKVVKYREEEAIFIQASHDRVTIIFSTVFKEETDRVYGRVFLQEFVDARRLHSLQNAPQVMYSNREPPLEIRHLPGLKNGEDWGYVTFVLFPRHFANPSQALATINRIQLFRDYLHYHIKCSKAYMHSRMRYRVAEFLKILNRAKPEIASEKKTASGRTFRSR, encoded by the exons ATGATCCTCTTAGAA TCCCACAACGTGATCATCAATGATGTCCTTTCCGACCGTTTTGAGAG GCCCTCTCGAGCAGATATCCAGTTTGTAGATTACGACAATGTCCGATTCCACTTGTCCACCCCATCATCCAAGACccagcttcttctctccatGGGTATCCAATGCTGGCCTGACCTTGTCAAGTATGGTGCCCGTGAACATCTCCAAAACGAGTACCAAGGCTACCTTCTCGCTGAGGCTGATACAGAGCCGGAATACGACGTTAGTTTGTTGATTGATGTGGAAAGATTGCCGGAGAGTCCGG AGGAGCGAGTCGCCCTTATTTCCAAAATTGCTCATCTAAAGTCAACCGCAATgtcttctcctttccttGCTGCTTTTGCAGAACAAGCGTCTCTTCAAGCATCTTACAAGGAGCCCGCCGGTGCTCAGCAAGCAGACTTGCAGCCATCCGAGGTCAAGGGAGATTTGAAGGTTGTAAAGTAccgagaagaagaagccaTCTTCATCCAGGCCAGCCATGATCGAGTGActatcatcttctccactGTGTTTAAGGAGGAAACAGACCGAGTCTATGGAAGAGTGTTCTTGCAG GAATTCGTGGATGCTCGAAGACTGCACAGTCTTCAAAATGCTCCTCAAGTAATGTACTCTAACCGCGAGCCTCCTCTCGAAATCCGACATCTCCCTGGACTCAAGAACGGTGAAGATTGGGGTTATGTCACTTTTG TTCTTTTCCCTCGTCACTTTGCAAATCCATCCCAAGCTCTTGCTACCATCAACCGCATCCAGCTTTTCCGCGATTACTTGCACTACCACATCAAGTGCTCCAAGGCCTACATGCACTCTCGAATGAGATACAGGGTTGCCGAATTCCTTAAAATTCTTAACCGAGCTAAGCCCGAAATTGCTAGTGAGAAGAAGACCGCTAGTGGCAGGACGTTCAGATCGCGTTag
- a CDS encoding nucleosome assembly protein I, putative (Similar to TIGR gene model, INSD accession AAW43807.1) — MSQSQDIQRADSHLDVAPTPQNTPLETGVLQNRPANLGQPTVETLQEGEESEEDEEVGGANPASLLAQNPALLAFAQSKLDGLVGKPSGYIESLPLAVRRRIDGLKGVQAKHSEIEGEFQLAILELEKKFLVKYQPLYERREAIVKGEAEPTESEIEAGQASDLEDSDVEEEEEKKTKEEATGGEDVKGIPEFWLTALKNHVPTAETISDRDEEALKHLVDVRLSYLDGDKPGFKLHFVFTANEFFEDAELTKTYYYQEQVGYGGDFVYDKAIGTEIKWKEEKDLTKKVEIKKQRNKTTGRTRTIRKVVPTDSFFNFFKPPQPPTPETLEASDIDEEELEELDSRLELDYQIGEDFKEKIIPRAVDYFTGKALRYEDFEEEDDFEDEDDFEDDDDEDAEGAADANAAAANPDCKQQ; from the exons ATGTCCCAGTCCCAAGACATTCAGCGCGCCGACTCTCACCTCGACGTTGCTCCTACCCCCCAAAACACCCCTCTCGAAACTGGTGTGCTCCAGAACCGACCGGCCAACTTGGGCCAGCCCACCGTAGAGACTCTTCAGGAAGGCGAAGAGAgtgaggaggacgaggaagtTGGTGGTGCCAACCCCGCTTCTCTCTTGGCACAG AACCCAGCCCTTCTCGCCTTTGCCCAGTCCAAGCTTGACGGGCTTGTCGGCAAGCCTTCTGGTTACATTGAGTCACTTCCCCTTGCGGTCCGACGAAGAATCGATGGCTTGAAGGGTGTGCAGGCCAAGCACTCTGAGATTGAGGGCGAGTTTCAGTTGGCCATCCTCGAGTTGGAAAAGAAG TTCCTTGTTAAGTACCAACCCCTTTACGAACGTCGAGAGGCCATTGTCAAGGGTGAGGCTGAGCCTACTGAATCCGAGATTGAGGCCGGCCAGGCTTCTGACTTGGAAGACTCTGAtgttgaggaagaggaggagaagaagaccAAGGAGGAGGCTACTGGCGGCGAGGACGTCAAGGGTATTCCCGAGTTCTGGTTGACTGCTTTGAAGAACCACGTCCCTACTGCCGAGACTATTTCCGATCGAGATGAGGAGGCTCTCAAGCATCTTGTTGACGTCCGACTCTCTTATCTCGACGGTGACAAGCCCGGATTCAAACTCCACTTTGTATTCACCGCCAATGAGTTCTTTGAGGACGCCGAGTTGACAAAGACTTACTACTATCAA GAACAAGTTGGCTACGGTGGTGACTTTGTCTATGACAAGGCTATCGGTACCGAGATCAAgtggaaggaagagaaggacCTCACCAAGAAGGTCGAGATCAAGAAGCAGAGGAACAAGA CCACTGGCCGAACACGTACTATCCGAAAAGTTGTCCCTACCGACTCTTTCTTCAACTTTTTCAAGCCTCCTCAGCCCCCTACCCCCGAGACTCTTGAAGCGTCTGATATTGACGAggaagagcttgaagagCTCGACAGCCGACTTGAGCTTGACTACCAGATTGGCGAGGACTTTAAGGAGAAGATTATCCCCCGAGCTGTGGACTACTTTACCGGCAAGGCTTTAAGGTATGAGGACTTTGAAGAGGAGGACGATtttgaggatgaggatgacTTTGAGGACGACGATGACGAG GATGCCGAGGGTGCGGCTGATGCTAATGCCGCTGCTGCGAACCCCGACTGCAAGCAGCAGTAA
- a CDS encoding uncharacterized protein (Similar to TIGR gene model, INSD accession AAW43795.1), with the protein MSDQVPQREPIQQPASFPATLPAEQVPQETSLAVDSIAETSSTPAAPISTSAKAQIKIYNPVESTPKADEELDDAFFEPTVNDVRAIYASVSSHSKRLNDAPLITSKYRDAEKGEREKAKRDKWPEFSDGTIIQSVFPSSSPIQPVYAFVRSCLDEASRTKAFILWQPPRNRYPEHPIPVSKKPNPYKTNIITPANYGAVRGGVVQGLQGGTGGQESLAELGLVPQSLLMIKWDEEEMNSSSFSAPLKDELRKKSEQLPPPAVKETSESGMPVTTAAPDEAREKKIPKWLQKGLLKKK; encoded by the exons ATGAGTGATCAAGTACCCCAGAGAGAACCAATCCAGCAGCCAGCTTCTTTCCCGGCAACACTGCCTGCGGAACAAGTCCCCCAGGAAACTTCCCTTGCGGTTGATTCCATTGCCGAGACATCCTCGACACCAGCTGCTCCAATTTCAACTAGCGCAAAGGCCCAAATCAAAATATATAACCCTGTAGAATCTACTCCGAAAGCTGATGAGG AGCTTGACGATGCGTTCTTCGAACCAACCGTCAACGATGTCCGTGCCATTTATGCTTCTGTATCGTCACACTCAAAGCGCTTGAACGATGCTCCCTTGATTACCAGCAAATATCGCGATGCTGAAAAGggagaaagggagaaggcGAAACGGGATAAATGGCCAGAG TTTTCCGATGGTACCATTATACAGAGTGTATTCCCCAGCTCAAGCCC AATCCAGCCTGTCTATGCCTTCGTCCGCTCTTGTTTAGATGAGGCTTCACGGACTAAAGCATTCATCCTCTGGCAGCCCCCTCGCAATCGTTATCCCGAACACCCCATCCCAGTCTCCAAGAAGCCGAATCCTTACAAGACCAATATCATCACCCCAGCCAATTATGGTGCCGTCCGCGGAGGTGTCGTGCAGGGATTACAAGGGGGTACGGGCGGTCAAGAGTCTCTTGCGGAGCTGGGACTGGTGCCTCAGAGTTTGCTTATGATCAAatgggatgaagaagagatgaacT CGAGCTCTTTCTCCGCTCCGTTGAAAGACGAACtcaggaagaagagtgaaCAATTACCACCCCCAGCCGTGAAAGAAACGAGCGAAAGTGGAATGCCTGTCACAACTGCCGCGCCCGATGAAGCcagggaaaagaagataCCAAA GTGGCTGCAAAAAGGTTTGTTAAAGAAGAAGTAA
- a CDS encoding peroxisomal membrane protein pex16, putative (Similar to TIGR gene model, INSD accession AAW43797.1), protein MSLLEAYHSFLLSNLSAVQTIESSISNITWLLPGRFEDAEVASEGLYALLSLVAGHHDKILSSHLSSSLSLPPHPFAKPRTPTEPLSAPHEPATTRIHPILPSPSDHARYTRYWTDKSSLYEKASRALSTISYLELLVEMVARKKLGDRRRWRVVLGLESIKTFLRLLLMFKTRRPVLYQPTPQREVDLASLPPELLDPSSSQPQDGNSPVTPQLPAYSPLRSHLFPMAGNLPEKYLQHPLDLIPQLKGSEYIAEAIACCVGLVRVFLLIRASRQGVSRPYNPFSLPTLSRSMSPYLIPLALLLLSRRLRSKGESPLLMSHYAQQDKKLALQAFMAGPMWIGWTRPKVVSIAKTLERVPILGLVGDLVEGYLPLVDDYFFYTTS, encoded by the exons ATGTCCCTTCTAGAAGCATACCACTCGTTCTTGCTCTCCAACCTTTCCGCTGTCCAGACTATTGAATCTTCGATCTCGAATATCACATGGCTCTTGCCTGGACGCTTCGAAGATGCTGAAGTGGCTTCTGAGGGAT TGTATGCCCTTCTCTCACTTGTGGCTGGGCATCATGATAAAATACTTTCCTCCCATCTCTCATCATCGCTTTCACTTCCTCCGCACCCATTTGCGAAGCCTCGGACACCAACAGAGCCCCTGTCAGCACCACATGAGCCAGCTACCACAAGAATACATCCAATTTTACCTTCGCCATCTGATCATGCCCGTTACACCCGCTACTGGACTGATAAATCATCGCTCTACGAGAAAGCTAGCCGAGCGCTAAGTACAATATCGTATTTAGAGTTGCTTGTTGAAATGGTCGCGAGAAAAAAATTGGGTGACcggaggagatggagagtGGTCCTCGGGTTGGAGTCGATAAA AACTTTCCTCCGTCTACTATTGATGTTCAAGACTCGGCGACCGGTTCTTTATCAGCCCACTCCTCAACGTGAAGTCGACCTGGCTTCTCTGCCGCCAGAATTATTAGATCCATCGTCATCCCAGCCACAGGACGGAAATAGCCCAGTCACTCCTCAACTGCCAGCTTACTCCCCACTTCGATCTCATCTCTTCCCCATGGCGGGAAACTTGCCTGAGAAGTATCTGCAGCATCCACTCGATCTGATTCCACAGTTGAAGGGAAGCGAGTATATTGCAGAAGCTATTGCCTGTTGCGTGGGCTTAGTTCGCGTTTTCCTTTTGATAAGGGCATCT CGTCAAGGAGTCTCACGTCCATATAACCCATTCTCCCTCCCCACGCTTTCTCGTTCCATGTCGCCCTACCTTATCCCACTGGCTCTTCTCCTCTTGTCACGCCGACTGCGATCCAAGGGCGAGTCGCCTTTACTTATGTCACATTATGCCCAACAGGACAAAAAGCTTGCATTGCAGGCATTCATGGCGGGTCCTATGTGGATTGGTTGGACGAGGCCCAAGGTTGTCAGCATTGCGAAGACATTGGAAAGGGTTCCTATATTGGGATTAGTGGGCGACTTGGTGGAGGGATATTTGCCGTTGGTGGATGATTACTTCTTCT ATACCACTTCCTGA
- a CDS encoding cellular morphogenesis-related protein, putative (Similar to TIGR gene model, INSD accession AAW43804.1) translates to MGCIPCRTLQPEVTHLKACYPPPKALLTAGPEYRPLSQDLSKLTYFATNKPSKLAKIGEELEKRVTSESARASSGNHKYRASLLISLAILRALLTECKRDIALFARSTLRVIDKSLDVRVYQHGGIDLEVVGRAAAAFIAYTTYTDGSAVGVDDILTKTYFDILRKFGSMATASLLDSSEKPDMEQQNRTRLIALAGLNGAATSDTIFASTRDFPRQIDLIIPPLLVNIFEGQISELKLETAKIGMDASPSPYFTEFAAKGPIAQRKAPSLHAHIPGEKGPTSADVISAALRSLHSLLQQCNVTQASQIIDRLVMFLDKHGWQYAERDCFVAEQVTAWIPLQYRFIVPTRLVEVLMGLQDAPPTPKHTSTLAMVTTILNSTTSLVGLGVTDLLQNLISLIIRRLHFDLCDALLPPLVQCISSLGTHIYYADQINDIVEELALRIAEIPSSDPARSEIIRILTCCISGVMIITDAADNDAESKQGNNVSQPTPSTPGCPTPPNKGKSPAPESPFFTPLFEYPRSQAHRSSRRNPIFSEVWQETLPLLCEADYAVRSTYARALILFLETEMQRGPTPNATPDKQNVQNRGKEKHFSANMGMYRFCHALNATVYSLMMSSCLGLGDGDGIPTGVPITATASPELHTAADTNPTTSVVTVKDSDSPVALAPDSGRPSPASGGSGSESATPNREKGVSFKVTAPSPGETPAQAQSGSGANTPPKRNSRSHRPSLPFNRLQSYTHLSSFDNVATPLDFAAALRILDAMHTVVPVAALVTGIPMLLALDRDAGNELVRRPGDGRAGAWVLERKRAIRELVCLVWRRIGDRWGVAEIDDLANRALASLPEPYLIPPYPAPASPLVFLSLPEEPVSFVQHTLEGESSSTAKPLLDQDTLLNVLVKCRTVQQATRMDEAGLMKMFNGNWSVERAIKDSVERFSSANIRPDNDSHYNAASALLMSMNNASYQSVNGQRYSRTVDVTDLRDALGGRVDTVSTSGAPSVVSFDDSFHSQSAPRSSSQARRMNKEADVKEVLKDIFRDKKKGTKAPKGFVINRVKGGSEGEDVRTSTGDENSLRMSGMTQEEGAAGNVVVRGPSLDLSLGRPIDMPSSS, encoded by the exons ATGGGCTGTATCCCCTGTAGAACTCTCCAGCCAGAGGTCACCCATCTCAAGGCCTGCTATCCTCCGCCAAAAGCGCTCCTCACCGCAGGCCCAGAATACCGCCCGCTCTCCCAGGACCTCTCCAAACTCACCTACTTTGCGACAAACAAGCCATCCAAGCTCGCAAAGATCGGCGAAGAACTCGAGAAGCGTGTTACCTCGGAATCGGCCAGAGCCAGCTCAGGCAACCACAAGTACCGTGCCAGCCTCCTCATCAGTCTTGCCATCCTCCGTGCCCTCTTGACGGAATGCAAACGCGATATTGCACTTTTTGCCCGTTCCACGTTGCGCGTGATTGACAAGAGTCTCGATGTACGGGTGTACCAGCACGGAGGTATTGATCTCGAGGTCGTCGGCAGGGCTGCAGCTGCCTTCATCGCGTATACAACGTATACCGATGGATCCGCCGTGGGCGTGGATGACATCCTTACCAAGACATATTTTGATATCCTGCGCAAATTTGGCAGCATGGCCACTGCAAGCTTGCTAGACTCGAGCGAGAAACCGGATATGGAACAGCAGAATCGAACAAGGCTTATAGCTCTTGCCGGACTGAACGGCGCAGCCACTTCGGACACCATCTTTGCTTCTACCAGAGACTTTCCCCGGCAGATTGATCTCATCATACCGCCCTTGCTGGTCAACATCTTTGAAGGGCAGATATCCGAGCTCAAGCTCGAGACGGCAAAGATTGGTATGGATGCCAGTCCGTCACCGTACTTTACCGAGTTTGCGGCGAAGGGCCCGATCGCCCAGCGCAAAGCGCCTAGCTTGCATGCGCATATCCCAGGAGAAAAGGGTCCTACCTCTGCCGATGTCATATCTGCCGCTCTCCGCTCACTTCACTCACTTCTTCAGCAGTGCAATGTCACTCAAGCATCCCAGATCATCGACCGGCTAGTGATGTTCCTCGACAAGCATGGGTGGCAGTATGCCGAGAGGGACTGTTTTGTCGCAGAACAAGTGACGGCGTGGATACCCTTGCAGTACAGATTTATCGTCCCCACCCGGCTCGTTGAAGTCCTTATGGGCCTGCAAGACGCGCCACCTACACCCAAACACACGTCGACGCTTGCCATGGTCACCACCATTCTCAACTCTACCACCTCCCTCGTCGGGTTGGGCGTCACCGACCTCTTACAAAatctcatctccctcatcATCCGCCGACTCCACTTTGACCTCTGTGacgctcttcttcccccACTAGTACAGTGTATTAGCAGCCTTGGGACGCACATTTACTACGCCGATCAGATCAATGATATCGTCGAAGAACTCGCGCTACGTATTGCCGAAATTCCATCAAGTGATCCCGCCAGATCAGAGATTATCAGGATATTAACATGCTGTATCTCGGGTGTGATGATCATTACCGATGCGGCCGATAACGATGCAGAGTCTAAACAAGGTAATAACGTTTCTCAACCAACACCGAGCACCCCTGGTTGCCCCACACCTCCTAACAAGGGTAAATCGCCAGCTCCAGAGTCACCGTTTTTTACACCTCTCTTCGAATATCCACGCTCTCAAGCCCACCGTTCATCACGACGCAACCCCATTTTCTCAGAAGTGTGGCAAGAAACCCTCCCACTTTTATGCGAAGCTGATTATGCCGTACGATCAACTTATGCGCGTGCTTTGATTCTGTTCTTGGAAACTGAGATGCAAAGGGGTCCAACGCCAAATGCGACGCCTGATAAGCAAAATGTACAAAAtagaggaaaggaaaaacATTTTTCTGCGAATATGGGGATGTACAGGTTCTGTCATGCACTCAACGCAACGGTGTACTCACTCATGATGAGTTCTTGCCTTGGCCTGGGCGATGGGGATGGCATCCCTACAGGAGTCCCGATAACAGCGACAGCTTCGCCAGAATTACATACTGCTGCCGATACCAACCCCACCACGTCCGTCGTCACCGTCAAAGATTCGGATTCCCCCGTGGCTCTTGCTCCGGATTCCGGTCGTCCTTCCCCTGCCTCTGGCGGCTCTGGATCTGAGAGCGCTACGCCTAACCGCGAGAAGGGCGTCTCCTTCAAAGTCACTGCGCCTTCCCCTGGCGAGACACCCGCCCAGGCGCAATCCGGATCAGGCGCCAACACCCCTCCCAAAAGGAACAGTCGTTCCCATCGCCCTTCCTTACCTTTCAACAGGCTCCAGTCTTACACCCATCTCTCCTCATTTGATAACGTCGCGACCCCGCTGGACTTTGCTGCCGCCCTTCGTATCCTCGACGCGATGCATACGGTAGTCCCTGTAGCAGCGCTTGTCACTGGAATACCAATGTTGTTGGCGCTCGATAGAGACGCAGGGAACGAGCTTGTGAGAAGACCGGGTGATGGACGGGCTGGAGCGTGGGTgttggagaggaagagggcgATAAGGGAGTTGGTTTGCTTGGTTTGGAGGAGGATTGGGGACAGGTGGGGGGTCGCAGAGATTGATGACTTGGCGAACAGG GCTCTGGCTTCCCTACCTGAACCATACCTCATCCCGCCATACCCCGCCCCAGCCAGTCCGCTCGTCTTTTTATCTCTCCCCGAAGAACCAGTCTCGTTCGTTCAACATACTCTTGAAGGCGAATCATCCTCGACAGCGAAACCGCTGTTAGATCAGGATACCTTGCTGAATGTGCTCGTGAAATGTAGGACAGTCCAGCAGGCGACACGGATGGATGAAGCTGGATTGATGAAAATGTTTAATGGGAACTGGAGTGTAGAGCGGGCTATCAAGGATT CTGTAGAAAGATTCTCTTCAGCCAACATCCGACCTGACAATGATTCCCATTACAACGCTGCTAGCGCGCTGCTCATGAGTATGAACAATGCCAGCTACCAGAGTGTCAACGGTCAAAGATACTCGCGGACAGTCGATGTTACGGACTTGAGAGATGCTCTCG GTGGACGAGTAGATACTGTCTCTACCTCTGGTGCACCCTCCGTCGTCTCCTTCGATGATTCTTTCCATTCCCAATCTGCCCCTCGATCAAGCTCACAggcgaggaggatgaaCAAGGAAGCAGATGTCAAGGAAGTTTTGAAAGATATATTTAGGGataagaagaaggggaCAAAAGCGCCCAAAGGCTTCGTCATCAATAGGGTAAAGGGTGGAAGTGAGGGTGAGGACGTTAGAACGTCGACGGGGGACGAGAATAGTTTGAGGATGAGTGGTATGACTCAAGAGGAAGGTGCGGCTGGGAACGTCGTGGTTAGAGGTCCATCTTTGGATCTTTCATTGGGCCGACCTATCGATATGCCCAGCAGCAGCTGA
- a CDS encoding cyclin-dependent protein kinase regulator, putative (Similar to TIGR gene model, INSD accession AAW43798.1), producing MASRNPVVTRRAATRSRNDENAAPQPSVRTKPSISHLGPASKAAVVNASVAAGKKPVAVKTGAKRTALGGVVVNGKEEIDAAKKPVKVSGKVVTEARQPLASRQNNVQPTRPIASIPHRTKAAPVNVYAPVEAHAKLTVEEDMLMEIDTQRSHSVSNAAGFATVDEELLDDESEEDDMDEEDEEDWLRMSEEEMVKAQEQLDVVQATFKDDVDMFDTTMVAEYADEIFEHMERLEETVMPNPRYMDFQTEIEWTMRTTLIDWLLQVHLRYHMLPETLWIAVNIVDRFLSTRVVSLVKLQLVGVTAMFIAAKYEEILAPSVEEFVYMTENGYTKDEILKGERIILQTLDFAISSYCSPYSWVRRISKADDYDVQTRTLSKFLMEVTLLDHRFLRCKPSMIAAIGMYLARKMLGGDWNDAFIYYSNFTESQLITGASLLCERLVEPDFESVYVYKKYANKKFLRASTFARDWALTNAANSS from the exons ATGGCTTCTCGA AACCCCGTCGTCACCCGTCGAGCTGCTACTCGGTCTCGAAATGATGAGAATGCGGCTCCTCAACCTTCAGTACGAACCAAGCCCTCAATTTCCCATCTCGGCCCTGCTTCCAAGGCTGCGGTTGTCAATGCCTCCGTCGCTGCTGGCAAGAAGCCTGTAGCTGTCAAGACTGGCGCCAAGAGGACGGCACTGGGAGGTGTGGTCGTTAACGGTAAGGAAGAGATTGATGCCGCGAAGAAGCCTG TGAAAGTGAGTGGGAAGGTTGTCACCGAAGCTAGACAGCCTCTTGCATCTCGACAAAACAATGTTCAGCCAACACGACCGATTGCCTCCATTCCTCATCGAACCAAGGCCGCCCCCGTCAATGTCTATGCTCCTGTAGAGGCTCATGCCAAGCTTACTGTCGAGGAGGATATGTTGATGGAGATCGATACTCAACGATCCCATTCTGTCTCTAACGCAGCTGGCTTCGCCACTGTCGATGAGGAGCTCCTCGATGACGAATCCGAAGAGGATGACATggacgaagaggatgaagaagattggCTGAGGATGtctgaagaggagatggtgaAAGCGCAAGAACAACTGGACGTCGTGCAAGCGACTTTCAAGGATGACGTTGACATGTTTGACACCACTATGGTGGCCGAGTACGCGGACGAGATTTTCGAGCACATGGAGAGACTTGAGGAGACTGTTATGCCTAACCCTCGCTACATGGACTTCCAGACTGAAATTGAATG GACCATGAGGACAACACTTATCGATTGGCTTCTTCAAGTTCATCTTCGTTACCACATGCTCCCCGAGACTCTCTGGATTGCTGTCAACATTGTTGACCGATTCCTTTCCACCCGTGTGGTCTCCCTTGTCAAGCTTCAGCTTGTCGGTGTTACCGCCATGTTCATCGCTGCCAAGTATGAGGAAATTCTCGCTCCTTCTGTGGAGGAGTTTGTTTACATGACTGAGAATGGGTACACCAAAGATGAGATTCTTAAGGGAGAAAGAATCATCCTCCAAACCCTCGATTTTGCCATCTCATCCTATTGTTCCCCGTACTCATGGGTCAGGAGAATTTCCAAGGCCGACGATTATGACGTTCAAACGCGAACACTGAGCAAGTTCTTGATGGAGGTCACCCTTTTGGACCACAGATTCCTCAGATGTAAGCCTAGCATGATCGCTGCCATCGGGATGTATCTCGCTAGGAAGATGCTGGGGGGTGACTGG AATGATGCTTTCATCTACTACTCCAACTTCACGGAATCTCAACTCATCACCGGCGCATCTCTTTTGTGCGAGCGACTTGTTGAGCCTGACTTTGAGTCTGTGTACGTTTACAAGAAGTACGCCAACAAGAAGTTCTTGCGAGCGTCTACTTTCGCACGAGACTGGGCTTTGACCAACGCCGCCAACTC ATCATGA